The Macaca mulatta isolate MMU2019108-1 chromosome X, T2T-MMU8v2.0, whole genome shotgun sequence DNA window CTTGCAGGGTCATTGGATGGAGATCCAGATGGACAAAAATGAACCTTGACCTCactctgccaccatgccccaacACAGATTCCAGGCAAATCTTGGTGGGAAAGGTGGAACAATAAACTTTATGCATTCCCTCTGCTTTATCAGAGCCATTTTGCTTCTAGGCATCACTGTTGTCTTGGTCTTTGTTTCATGGTCAAAACCTCTATTTTACTTAGTTTTAACCTTTGTTTGCCTTCATGTAAAATAACACAACctaattgttttatgtttgtgttgaaatttcaaattatttcaagtttttgttCTTCAATTTAAGACTTTTGATTCATTTTCATATGTTATTATTCTACCGGTTTTATTCATTTCACTTCCTAAAATGTGCTTAACcactttcatttttccctttttgtcAACTGTTCACACATGTTAGCACATCCAGATCATTTGTGTAATCAGTATACACCTATTTCATAAGGATAGTCAAAAGGAAGAAACATATGTAATGGAGGGACATTAGGGAAGGCTTTTGCCAGTAACTTAAATCCTCAGTCAGAATGAGAGATTCgtacaatttgaaaataaatgtgcaCTCCTTCCACTTTCCATAATTCTTTGAAAACGTGGCCTAAATAAGTAGTGATGTGTGGGTGATTATATTTcaatggagagagaaagaaagagaagaaaagagaaagacacagagataattagtttctgtgtctgtgtatctaaGAGATACAGACTGATGtaagaaagaagagcaaaatgtTAAGGTTGGTTGGCTCACGGCAGAAAGATGAGGTAGCCCAGCAAAGCAGTAAAGAAGAGGTTACTGAAAAACTCTAGGGAGACtccctgaaactattgctacagaataaaagatgaaattctCCTGATTATTGtgaatacaaaattgcatgcaggattgtaTAAAGACAATGCAAGGTTGggctgccagaatgagccaataGTGGgtgatgtgcttccccctgcagagagtCTATGAATGGAcatgcagtcagggaggtttcacatcatcaagattcctatcccagaaaagcagatgttcatagctctgggaatggaatgcaacccttgtggagagcctataaacagacgCATGGGGGGCGcctgtccatatggataagatagggctataaacGTCCTCATCTtgctgcagcttttccaggcctctttagggttaaggcatatCCCCTTCTGAGAAATTCTGGTCTAACCGGTTGTCTAACTTCACGTCCTGTTTCTAtgaattgtttgtaaccagcttttgctgcaactgctactgctgattaatatctttctaatcataggttatggaaagatGGTGTGCCTgctttaaggctctgttagaaattctGGATGCACACACTATActgtaaattcttatctctgtatactgtacttctgcatgcagatgttatgttaaagaactACTtaatccccatgtgaccatctcacctcataatcaaatgaccctaaatccctcactaacctacccctgcCCTcgctaaacttaataataaatgctggcatatCCAGTGCATTGTTGGCACCATGGGACCAGAAGGTGGTGACCCCGCTGGACCtagctttcactatcttgtgtgtgtttgttattTCTCGACCTGCCGATCCgcctgggaacaaagagagagTACCATTGCAttgtgggctgctggccagatcccgcAATAAAAAACTATACTGAATGGGCTTAACTTGGCTTTCACCAAACTGCTTCTGAAGGCCAGAGAGGCCCAGGTGGAAAGAAACAGGTGGAGGAAGATGGAACTGCAAGCAGAATTGCAAGATAACCTCGTGAGGATAAATGGCCTTATAGAAAAGGGCAAAAGACGGCTGTGGGAGGGCCCTTTGTACAGCCAGTTAGAATTTGGAAAGAATAAGTCTAGTTGGATGATGAATGAGGCTGATGGGATTGCTGAAAAACAGAAGGCAGTGATGATCTGTGGTCTCAGGGCTCTCtatgtatgtgagagagagacaaagaagggaatgGGACTGAGTTGAGACAAAAGACATCAACTTTTGTACTAAGTGGGTCCCTGAGTGACTCCAAAAAACACTAGGATCTCAGATTCAGGTGGAAAGCTTACCACATGGGCAAGGACTTGCATGGGCAAGCCCATCACAAGGGACCAGTGTTCCAACCTATTGCAGCATCTATGGGGACCTAAATGTCTCTCCTGGTGGCCAGGCTCAAAGGAAGGGTGGGGGGATCTGGGAACAGAAGAGTGCTGCTTTCAGGGTATATGCTTCCACCAAGGATCCAGCCCCATTAGAAGATCAGGCCAGCTTGAGCAAGGGACAAGCACATATGTACACAAGTACACACTACTGATGTGGCTTTTTACCAAGCTGTACACATCAAGGAAATTCAAATGTAGCCCCATTGGTTGGGTCCACTGGCATGACctcacatggacacaaagagtgAGGAGGAGCCAGGGTTTTCTTGGCGCCTGAATCTTAGGACCCAACACTTACCTTTCCACGTTCTCATGTTGTCTAAACCAGAGAGAGAGATTCTTCTTGGAACCAGAGTGCATTCTGGCTTCTTGCTGCCACTGTGTGTACTCCACTCCTCTTGGCGCCGTTCAGACAGATGGCTTGGCTTAGGGGGGCGGGGAGGTGGAGTGTTGAACATAATGTCTAGTTCTTTTGCTCCACAGGGTAAGGAACCTTGATTTTTATCTACCTGAATGGTGGAACTTAAGGAACTTTCCAGCAATGGTGAAGAAGACAAGTGGTCCCTGGGTGGCCCATTGATTTCTCTACTCCAGATCAGGGCAGGCTGAGGCCTCGAGGATGGCACCTCCTGAGCTCCATTGCCATGGCACGAGGGGTGGACCAAATGACTGGACGGGAGCGGCTGCAGGCAGTCAACAAAAACGTCATCAAATGAAGCCTGTTCCAATGAACGGTCTGAGTTTGACCAGCTATCACATCTGGTGGGTAGACTGGGGAAGAAAAGCAGGTAAGTTGGACTAAAATGCAGCCATCCGCCTACCACAAAACCAACACTGGCCTCATTCCCATCCCCCCAGTACCACCTTGCTTGCTACTTGCACAGCCACATTCCCTCTACAACACTCAGTTACACCAACCCCTTGGTGtggcaaaagaaaaatggtttgttgattttttcatcCTCTAAGCATCAGATACACATGAAAATGCAAGGCTAGAAATGAAACCACAATGCTGAAATGCATGACTCATTCTGTTTAGTATACTACATGCTTCATCTTTCACAGTGGTTCATAGCAATCTGTTCCTGCCTTGACATTGGCAGGAAGAGAGATGAGAGCAGACACACCCACTAGAAAATGCTACCACTGAATGGACTAATTTGGTGAAGCACACTGAACACATCTCAGCTACAGACTCTGCAAGAGGAGACAGTGTGACTCTAGAGAGCATGCTAGCAGGCCCAGCTCAGACAGAGTCCTGGGCATAAACATACCTGGTATGGTGCAGTCTTCCAGTCTCACAGTTGGACAAAACCAGATAATCTGGAAGGAAGAGAAGCTCTGACTCACTTCTTGTTTCCTCAGTGGCTACAGCATTAGTGTTTGGGTCATCTCTTGGCAAGGAGGAGCTGGCAGCATGGGCGGTATGAAGGGAGCTGGCAGAGGATggctgcagggaggagggtgTGTAAGAGAGGCTCTCCATGGAATCTGCTGGAGAAATCATTTCCCAGGTTAATGTTTAAGAATGGCTATAACACGCACTCAAAATTTCTCAAACAGCATCAAAGAAGCCAAACAGAAGATGCAAATCACAGCTGGTGTTTGTACTGATGGAGGAGACCATTTCCCCAAGCTGTAAACAATGTCTGGGAAAGAAGGCCAATGTTTCAAGAGCAAAGTGTTGAATCAATTAAGAGTAAAAAACCCAGCATTATTGGCCTAAAACTCTGCAGTTAGTCTACACACAGCTTCTTTATGGCCCTCAGCAGCAGCCCTGCATCATTGttttttcactcaacaaacatacatatatatatgtatgtataacaaGTCCatgcatataattatatatgtacttgtgcatatatgtatgtgtatctatACATGTTTATATCGGTATATGTCTATATAGAATACCTATCACATCTACCATGTACCCGGAATGCCACTAACCCTCACAATACAGACAAGACAAAGATCCTGCCCTTATCGAAGTTTAGATTCTAGCAGAGAAGACAGACAAATAACACATAAAGAAAGAATCCTGTTCATCACTGTTATAAgtaaagggaaggaaagaaacactGTGCTGTGGTGGCTGGAAAAGCACATTCCTTTTTCTCAAGGAGCATAACATCCTCCCTATCACCTGAAAACATGGCCCTTAAGATGAATTTGAATCAGGGACCAATGAGAACTTCAGATCAGAAACAGCTAATGAAAAGCCTGCTTTTATTTCCCCTTTGAACCAAGTTAATAGTCCAGGATTCCTGAGTCAGGATGAGCCAGAACTGCCTGAGTTCAAGTCCAGGCTCTACTACATAGCCATTACTACATGGCCTGCCTTCTCCaagtttccttttctataaagtggagataataatcACACATAGGCCATAGAACTGCTGTGGGGATGAGACGAGTTACTATACAAAAGCATTTCAACAGAGCTCCTGGCCAGGGTACACACACAATGTGTTGACTACTATATGGTTGCTGGAGACAGAACCAAACACTCTGTGAAAAGTCACAAGAAAGCCCTTTGGGTGTAATTCTCAGATGAAGAGGACCCTGCTCTTACGTGGTTCTAAAAACTGAGGGGGGCTACAGAGAATGGAAAGGGTCACAGGTGAGTTTTCTAGCTTCCTCCAACTTCACGCCGGGGCAGGCTCTCCGGTTTTGGCCTGGTGCCTTACTCATTCCTGTTGCTCTTGGGTTATTGGGAAACATATTATGTACATATGTTTTAGGATAACTCCTGGATaaggaaagaaacagaggagACATATAACACAGTATATGACGATATACCTATTTAGGGCTGAAGGTGTGGAATAGGGTGGTAAACAGCCAGCAGCAAGGCTGGAGAAGTTGGTCAGGGAGGCTCTGCTTGATTTGCATAATGTCAGACTCTAGCCAGAACCTACTTAATGCGACTTTCCAATTAAGTTTTGTCCATTGTACCAAGGATAAAGAACTTGCCAtcacttcatttccttttatttgagTGCTCTCAATGCTCAGCAATATTACCGAATAGCCTCACTTAATACGCTTCCCTGGTTCACGAAACGAAAAGGAATGTGTTCTCAGGAAGCACACTCTCTTGTGCCTGTCCTGGAGGGAGATACAACTCTGACTCTCCATTGCCACCTAGTGTTAGAGTGTGGATATTTCAGTGGCAGATGGTGGAAACCATACAGTAACCCTTAAAATGTTGAAGCAAGTATAGATCACAGGATTTAGGGGCCAAGTTTTGTCTACTAGACCAAGAGGCTAAAAGAAATCAGATTCAAAATCTCATATTTTGAGGAAAAGGGCATGTTGCAATAATGTCAGGGGCTCAAAAACAAAATCCATGAAGGGAAGTGAATTGTAACCCTAGGTTACAATATACCTGGTAAATTACATAGGAagagttgtgtgtatgtgtgtgcgtgtgtgcgtgtggcagagagagagagagtttgggGTACTCGTCATGGGTCAATTGCTCCCACTGTCCAGAAATGGCCCAGAGCAAACTTACAACTAATTTCCTCTGCAGAGAACTTGAGACATTTGGAGGTATCAGGAAATCTTTCTTGCCTACGGTAAGTAGCCAAGTTCTCTCTTTCTACCGTTTAGTGATGAACAACCCAATAGGCACCAGAAATACTGGAGTTCCACAATATTTTGAAGTGTGGTAATATTTGATATTTCTAGAAAGTCATGAGTGTCAGCATCATGGGAAGACATCCTCATCCACATTTGACTTTCACTGTGGTTAAATGAGAGCAAAGACATGAAGGGGTTTTAAAGCCTACAATGCTCAGTGTGTGTATGGACTCTGCCTTCCCACATTTGGACTGAGTAAAAGAGGGCAATTTCCAGTACCGTATTTGGTAGGGACAGTTCTGACATAAATTAGCCTGCCAAAACACCCTCGAGGAGGCAGGCTTGGCATCTTGAACTGTTTTTCTGCAGTAGCCCTCCAGTCCTGGGATACCCCTTAGCACATGGGAGCCCCAACTCCGCTCTTACCTGTGCCATCCTCCAGGTGGCCAAGGTTGCAGACCTGACTGATGTTGTGCACCCACACCTGCATTTCTTGCTCAGTTTTGGCCACCAGGTAGAATGTACGGGAAGTAGTCTTGACAATGAACACGAAATTATTCTGAAATTCCTTCCGAACAAAGCCGGGGCCCACATGCTTCCACACTGCACACTCGCTGAGGTCTATTACCCGGATAGGCTTGCTGGAGTGCTTGTTCCTGTAGTACTCCAAGACATCGGGGTTGCCGCTCATGCGGCCTCGCCGGAGGACAAACCAGCGCTTGCGCCAGGCCTGCAGAAAGGCAATTCAATAAGGAGTTACTGGACCAATTTCTCTTGCTTCTCAGGCTATGCCAAGAACCCATGTCATGACAAGGACAGCAGGAAGGAAGCAAATCAGCCATTCTAATGATGAAACGCTTTGTATTACAGGACTAGTGCCCATCTTCAAGTCTACTTTATTGGATGATTTTAAGGACAGGTCAGGATATGAGAGTCTAGTAATGGGATTCACACCCATAGTTTGAAGGAACAGAATTATACAATCATTGAAATTGATGCAGCAAAGGAATGTAGTACAAATTTAACATATGCTTAAGCTTTAAAAGAATCTTAGCAATAAagaactagaaggaagctttcttactattatctatctatctcagTTCAAGAGCCAATATCATACATTAAAATCAGATGCAAATCACAAGTGCTCACCACTGCCCCAGTATCTTCTAACATTGTTATTTAAGTTCTACACAACTGGCCAAGAAGGAAAATCATACACattggagaggaggagagaggattgcCAGTGTCTAAAGGTGACaaattgtcttccataaaacTCCCAGTGATGATTAAAACACTAATAGAATTCTCAGAGAATTAACTAGCCTGGTTAGTTACAATTCCTATGTAAGAGACCCTAAGTGCTTTACTATAATCCATTTAATCCCTAAAACTGTACTATGGGAGGGGTAACTATTACTATCTCCATCTTATGTCTGATAAAATTGagattcagagagattaagtaatgtgcccaaggtcacatagctaaacAGCTGTAGGAATGAATTTGAACTCAGGTTGGGATAGAAGGATCAGTAATGGATGtgaagtcaaaaaaaaaaaaaaatagagagaggaaGTGTATTCAGCTCTTCAGAAACATCTGACTGTAAAGGGGGAAGCTCTGGGGTCAAGGGAGTTTTTAAAGATGGGAGACTCTTAAGCATTCCCCCCTAAGTCACAGTGTTTCTCAACAAGATATGGTCTAATTCCTCTCTGGAGCGTCTGAAAATATGTGGGTTTTGCTTGTTATAAAGGctggagatggggtgggggatgAGGCATGGCAGGATTGGCCTTAAGCTATCAGTGCCTCTGTTTTGAAACActgtaaaaactaaaaggaactTTCGTTAATGGAATAGGAATCTTGGAAAGAGCCAAGCCTGGAGGTCAGATGAACAGGTAAAGCTCAGTCAatgctcagaaaagaaaagagaatgatatTCCACAGAAGCCAGTGCCAAGATACGACAGGTCTCTTTTGTGCCACTGAGAACTACTGAGGATGACCTAGGGCTCCTTGGCTCCCCACTCACCATTGACCTAGAATGTTTGATGTAGACagtaccatcttggctcagtaCAAAGAAAGGGTGCAGATCTCTGGCCTGGGGAAAGAGGTATTTTCAATTGACCAAAGCCCTAAGGAGTCCCCTGGATCTGTAAACTTCCCTGCCCTCTCATGGAGCCAGGGGGAAGGaaatgtttgagttccttgtctTCTTACATTTAGGTGCCCTTTGTTCATCAAAGGGCCAGACAGGCCAGCCTGCATGGATAGCGTATGCTTCCTTTCTGCGGTAGGGAACTATGGCATGAGCCCCAGTTGGGAATTGAGCACAGAGAAGGATGACGGGCTGACCGCAGGGCTCTCTTCCATTGGAGACACTCAATGTTGCATAGGAGAGATTTATAGCTCTGTGGTTTTCTCTCCCGTGCAGTAGCATGTGTGACAGCAGGAAGTGTCGGGTTCTGCCAGGAGGTACAGCGACCCCTGGGACAGGAAGTCTTTTGTATCTCTAGCTTCATTTATGTGTAATACTTTTTAAGCCCACCAGCTTTGACCAAGAGGccagggaaaaaggaaaagacactATTTGGAGTATTCTCAGCTCCCTCCCTGCTCAGAGAACATGAATCTGAGATGTCAGAGAATCCAAAGAAGCACTGACCTCCAATTATGCCTTAGAATAAAAAGCCCTTCCAGGACTGTGGCAAGGGgcagcaagcagaaggaaggcagTCACTCCGTGT harbors:
- the GAB3 gene encoding GRB2-associated-binding protein 3 isoform X4, with translation MSAGDAVCTGWLVKSPPERKLQRYAWRKRWFVLRRGRMSGNPDVLEYYRNKHSSKPIRVIDLSECAVWKHVGPGFVRKEFQNNFVFIVKTTSRTFYLVAKTEQEMQVWVHNISQVCNLGHLEDGTADSMESLSYTPSSLQPSSASSLHTAHAASSSLPRDDPNTNAVATEETRSESELLFLPDYLVLSNCETGRLHHTSLPTRCDSWSNSDRSLEQASFDDVFVDCLQPLPSSHLVHPSCHGNGAQEVPSSRPQPALIWSREINGPPRDHLSSSPLLESSLSSTIQVDKNQGSLPCGAKELDIMFNTPPPRPPKPSHLSERRQEEWSTHSGSKKPECTLVPRRISLSGLDNMRTWKADVEGQSLRHRDKRLSLNLPCRFSPMYPTASASIEDSYVPMSPQAGASGLGPHCSPDDYIPMNSGSISSQLPELPADLEPPPVNRDLKPQRKPRPPPLDLRNLSTIREHASLTRTRTVPCSRTSFLSPERNGINSARFFANPVSREEEESYIEMKLLLSEEQRVDYVQVDEQKTQALQSTKQEWTDERQSKV
- the GAB3 gene encoding GRB2-associated-binding protein 3 isoform X8; the encoded protein is MWAPALFGRNFRIISCSLSRLLPVHSTWWPKLSKKCRCGCTTSVRSATLATWRMAQPSSASSLHTAHAASSSLPRDDPNTNAVATEETRSESELLFLPDYLVLSNCETGRLHHTSLPTRCDSWSNSDRSLEQASFDDVFVDCLQPLPSSHLVHPSCHGNGAQEVPSSRPQPALIWSREINGPPRDHLSSSPLLESSLSSTIQVDKNQGSLPCGAKELDIMFNTPPPRPPKPSHLSERRQEEWSTHSGSKKPECTLVPRRISLSGLDNMRTWKADVEGQSLRHRDKRLSLNLPCRFSPMYPTASASIEDSYVPMSPQAGASGLGPHCSPDDYIPMNSGSISSQLPELPADLEPPPVNRDLKPQRKPRPPPLDLRNLSTIREHASLTRTRTVPCSRTSFLSPERNGINSARFFANPVSREEEESYIEMEEHRTTSSLSSGVLTWTKKFSLDYLALDFNSASPAPMQQKLLLSEEQRVDYVQVDEQKTQALQSTKQEWTDERQSKV
- the GAB3 gene encoding GRB2-associated-binding protein 3 isoform X5, with the protein product MSAGDAVCTGWLVKSPPERKLQRYAWRKRWFVLRRGRMSGNPDVLEYYRNKHSSKPIRVIDLSECAVWKHVGPGFVRKEFQNNFVFIVKTTSRTFYLVAKTEQEMQVWVHNISQVCNLGHLEDGTADSMESLSYTPSSLQPSSASSLHTAHAASSSLPRDDPNTNAVATEETRSESELLFLPDYLVLSNCETGRLHHTSLPTRCDSWSNSDRSLEQASFDDVFVDCLQPLPSSHLVHPSCHGNGAQEVPSSRPQPALIWSREINGPPRDHLSSSPLLESSLSSTIQVDKNQGSLPCGAKELDIMFNTPPPRPPKPSHLSERRQEEWSTHSGSKKPECTLVPRRISLSGLDNMRTWKADVEGQSLRHRDKRLSLNLPCRFSPMYPTASASIEDSYVPMSPQAGASGLGPHCSPDDYIPMNSGSISSQLPELPADLEPPPVNRDLKPQRKRGAPNNQFPEQWCSYVDKEIQPRLFGPGLQFSITSPHAAETSPFRRTKSRLCPSG
- the GAB3 gene encoding GRB2-associated-binding protein 3 isoform X2 gives rise to the protein MSAGDAVCTGWLVKSPPERKLQRYAWRKRWFVLRRGRMSGNPDVLEYYRNKHSSKPIRVIDLSECAVWKHVGPGFVRKEFQNNFVFIVKTTSRTFYLVAKTEQEMQVWVHNISQVCNLGHLEDGTADSMESLSYTPSSLQPSSASSLHTAHAASSSLPRDDPNTNAVATEETRSESELLFLPDYLVLSNCETGRLHHTSLPTRCDSWSNSDRSLEQASFDDVFVDCLQPLPSSHLVHPSCHGNGAQEVPSSRPQPALIWSREINGPPRDHLSSSPLLESSLSSTIQVDKNQGSLPCGAKELDIMFNTPPPRPPKPSHLSERRQEEWSTHSGSKKPECTLVPRRISLSGLDNMRTWKADVEGQSLRHRDKRLSLNLPCRFSPMYPTASASIEDSYVPMSPQAGASGLGPHCSPDDYIPMNSGSISSQLPELPADLEPPPVNRDLKPQRKPRPPPLDLRNLSTIREHASLTRTRTVPCRTSFLSPERNGINSARFFANPVSREEEESYIEMEEHRTTSSLSSGVLTWTKKFSLDYLALDFNSASPAPMQQKLLLSEEQRVDYVQVDEQKTQALQSTKQEWTDERQSKV
- the GAB3 gene encoding GRB2-associated-binding protein 3 isoform X9, translated to MWAPALFGRNFRIISCSLSRLLPVHSTWWPKLSKKCRCGCTTSVRSATLATWRMAQPSSASSLHTAHAASSSLPRDDPNTNAVATEETRSESELLFLPDYLVLSNCETGRLHHTSLPTRCDSWSNSDRSLEQASFDDVFVDCLQPLPSSHLVHPSCHGNGAQEVPSSRPQPALIWSREINGPPRDHLSSSPLLESSLSSTIQVDKNQGSLPCGAKELDIMFNTPPPRPPKPSHLSERRQEEWSTHSGSKKPECTLVPRRISLSGLDNMRTWKADVEGQSLRHRDKRLSLNLPCRFSPMYPTASASIEDSYVPMSPQAGASGLGPHCSPDDYIPMNSGSISSQLPELPADLEPPPVNRDLKPQRKPRPPPLDLRNLSTIREHASLTRTRTVPCRTSFLSPERNGINSARFFANPVSREEEESYIEMEEHRTTSSLSSGVLTWTKKFSLDYLALDFNSASPAPMQQKLLLSEEQRVDYVQVDEQKTQALQSTKQEWTDERQSKV
- the GAB3 gene encoding GRB2-associated-binding protein 3 isoform X3, whose product is MSAGDAVCTGWLVKSPPERKLQRYAWRKRWFVLRRGRMSGNPDVLEYYRNKHSSKPIRVIDLSECAVWKHVGPGFVRKEFQNNFVFIVKTTSRTFYLVAKTEQEMQVWVHNISQVCNLGHLEDGTDSMESLSYTPSSLQPSSASSLHTAHAASSSLPRDDPNTNAVATEETRSESELLFLPDYLVLSNCETGRLHHTSLPTRCDSWSNSDRSLEQASFDDVFVDCLQPLPSSHLVHPSCHGNGAQEVPSSRPQPALIWSREINGPPRDHLSSSPLLESSLSSTIQVDKNQGSLPCGAKELDIMFNTPPPRPPKPSHLSERRQEEWSTHSGSKKPECTLVPRRISLSGLDNMRTWKADVEGQSLRHRDKRLSLNLPCRFSPMYPTASASIEDSYVPMSPQAGASGLGPHCSPDDYIPMNSGSISSQLPELPADLEPPPVNRDLKPQRKPRPPPLDLRNLSTIREHASLTRTRTVPCRTSFLSPERNGINSARFFANPVSREEEESYIEMEEHRTTSSLSSGVLTWTKKFSLDYLALDFNSASPAPMQQKLLLSEEQRVDYVQVDEQKTQALQSTKQEWTDERQSKV
- the GAB3 gene encoding GRB2-associated-binding protein 3 isoform X6 → MSAGDAVCTGWLVKSPPERKLQRYAWRKRWFVLRRGRMSGNPDVLEYYRNKHSSKPIRVIDLSECAVWKHVGPGFVRKEFQNNFVFIVKTTSRTFYLVAKTEQEMQVWVHNISQVCNLGHLEDGTDSMESLSYTPSSLQPSSASSLHTAHAASSSLPRDDPNTNAVATEETRSESELLFLPDYLVLSNCETGRLHHTSLPTRCDSWSNSDRSLEQASFDDVFVDCLQPLPSSHLVHPSCHGNGAQEVPSSRPQPALIWSREINGPPRDHLSSSPLLESSLSSTIQVDKNQGSLPCGAKELDIMFNTPPPRPPKPSHLSERRQEEWSTHSGSKKPECTLVPRRISLSGLDNMRTWKADVEGQSLRHRDKRLSLNLPCRFSPMYPTASASIEDSYVPMSPQAGASGLGPHCSPDDYIPMNSGSISSQLPELPADLEPPPVNRDLKPQRKRGAPNNQFPEQWCSYVDKEIQPRLFGPGLQFSITSPHAAETSPFRRTKSRLCPSG
- the GAB3 gene encoding GRB2-associated-binding protein 3 isoform X1, producing the protein MSAGDAVCTGWLVKSPPERKLQRYAWRKRWFVLRRGRMSGNPDVLEYYRNKHSSKPIRVIDLSECAVWKHVGPGFVRKEFQNNFVFIVKTTSRTFYLVAKTEQEMQVWVHNISQVCNLGHLEDGTDSMESLSYTPSSLQPSSASSLHTAHAASSSLPRDDPNTNAVATEETRSESELLFLPDYLVLSNCETGRLHHTSLPTRCDSWSNSDRSLEQASFDDVFVDCLQPLPSSHLVHPSCHGNGAQEVPSSRPQPALIWSREINGPPRDHLSSSPLLESSLSSTIQVDKNQGSLPCGAKELDIMFNTPPPRPPKPSHLSERRQEEWSTHSGSKKPECTLVPRRISLSGLDNMRTWKADVEGQSLRHRDKRLSLNLPCRFSPMYPTASASIEDSYVPMSPQAGASGLGPHCSPDDYIPMNSGSISSQLPELPADLEPPPVNRDLKPQRKPRPPPLDLRNLSTIREHASLTRTRTVPCSRTSFLSPERNGINSARFFANPVSREEEESYIEMEEHRTTSSLSSGVLTWTKKFSLDYLALDFNSASPAPMQQKLLLSEEQRVDYVQVDEQKTQALQSTKQEWTDERQSKV
- the GAB3 gene encoding GRB2-associated-binding protein 3 isoform X7, whose amino-acid sequence is MSAGDAVCTGWLVKSPPERKLQRYAWRKRWFVLRRGRMSGNPDVLEYYRNKHSSKPIRVIDLSECAVWKHVGPGFVRKEFQNNFVFIVKTTSRTFYLVAKTEQEMQVWVHNISQVCNLGHLEDGTADSMESLSYTPSSLQPSSASSLHTAHAASSSLPRDDPNTNAVATEETRSESELLFLPDYLVLSNCETGRLHHTSLPTRCDSWSNSDRSLEQASFDDVFVDCLQPLPSSHLVHPSCHGNGAQEVPSSRPQPALIWSREINGPPRDHLSSSPLLESSLSSTIQVDKNQGSLPCGAKELDIMFNTPPPRPPKPSHLSERRQEEWSTHSGSKKPECTLVPRRISLSGLDNMRTWKADVEGQSLRHRDKRLSLNLPCRFSPMYPTASASIEDSYVPMSPQAGASGLGPHCSPDDYIPMNSGSISSQLPELPADLEPPPVNRDLKPQRKPRPPPLDLRNLSTIREHASLTRTRTVPCSRTSFLSPERNGINSARFFANPVSREEEESYIEMEEHRTTSSLSSGVLTWTKKFSLDYLALDFNSASPAPMQQKLLLSEEQRVDYVQVDEQKTQALQSTKQEWTDERQSKV